A genome region from Natronosalvus rutilus includes the following:
- a CDS encoding ribonuclease H-like domain-containing protein, whose product MQIENSFLPVRGVGETTERRLWEHGITHWDEFDGSVVGSTVADRIETFIDDGRRHLEAGDVSPFAEALPAASRWRFFENVRDDVCYLDIETTGLDASRHDVTTVSVHRRGETRTYVNGQDLTRDRLQSEFDDAAALVTFNGQRFDVPFLETAFEVDASVPHIDLMYPCRKLDLTGGLKRIERDLGIDRDQPDISGRDAVRLWHQYERGDKDALETLVRYNRADTANLEPLMETVAERLHESVFEPVCGRGLE is encoded by the coding sequence GTGCAAATCGAGAATAGCTTTCTCCCCGTTCGCGGCGTGGGCGAGACCACCGAGCGTCGCCTCTGGGAACACGGCATCACCCACTGGGACGAGTTCGACGGCAGCGTCGTCGGCTCGACCGTCGCCGACCGCATCGAGACCTTCATCGACGACGGGCGACGCCACCTCGAGGCCGGTGACGTCTCGCCGTTCGCCGAGGCCCTCCCGGCGGCGAGTCGCTGGCGATTCTTCGAAAACGTTCGCGACGACGTCTGCTACCTCGACATCGAGACGACGGGCCTCGACGCAAGCCGTCACGACGTCACGACGGTGAGCGTCCACCGCCGGGGTGAAACACGGACGTACGTCAACGGCCAGGACCTCACGCGAGACCGCCTCCAGAGCGAGTTCGACGACGCCGCGGCGCTCGTCACGTTCAACGGCCAGCGCTTCGACGTTCCGTTCCTCGAGACGGCGTTCGAGGTCGACGCCTCAGTGCCCCACATCGACCTCATGTATCCCTGTCGCAAACTCGACCTGACGGGCGGGCTCAAACGGATCGAACGGGACCTGGGCATCGACCGCGACCAGCCAGACATCAGCGGCCGCGACGCGGTTCGCCTCTGGCACCAGTACGAACGCGGCGACAAGGATGCCCTCGAGACGCTCGTTCGGTACAATCGGGCCGACACCGCGAATCTCGAGCCGCTTATGGAGACGGTGGCCGAACGCCTCCACGAGTCGGTCTTCGAACCCGTCTGTGGACGCGGGCTCGAGTAG
- a CDS encoding cytochrome c biogenesis CcdA family protein: MVDLAFVSTVAFAVGAGIATFFSPCAYPLLPGYVGYYASRTEDAEPTLGGSLARGVVAGAGVIATFLVLLGATFVVGHETLSNITLFEPIVGALLIVFGLLVVAGRAPSLSFALPKRRSSVAGFGVFGAGYALAAAGCVAPLFIGVLTSALSLSAGAGALVLLAYVGSVTGLMISLTVATGMGLVAGSGWIAAHTGTIERLAGAVMIVAGLGQLYLAIVILEVL; this comes from the coding sequence ATGGTCGACCTCGCCTTCGTATCGACGGTCGCGTTCGCAGTCGGGGCTGGTATCGCGACGTTCTTCTCCCCGTGTGCGTACCCGTTGCTCCCGGGGTACGTCGGCTACTACGCGAGCCGAACCGAGGACGCAGAGCCAACACTCGGGGGTTCGCTCGCTCGCGGTGTCGTCGCCGGTGCTGGCGTTATCGCCACGTTTCTCGTCCTCCTCGGGGCGACGTTCGTGGTCGGCCACGAGACGCTCTCGAACATTACCCTGTTCGAACCGATCGTCGGCGCGTTGCTGATCGTGTTCGGGCTCCTGGTCGTCGCTGGACGGGCCCCCTCGCTGTCTTTCGCGCTCCCGAAACGCCGCTCGAGCGTCGCCGGATTCGGCGTCTTCGGCGCCGGGTACGCGCTCGCGGCCGCTGGCTGCGTCGCGCCGCTGTTCATCGGCGTCTTGACCAGCGCGCTCTCACTGTCGGCGGGCGCCGGCGCACTCGTCCTCCTGGCGTACGTGGGGAGCGTCACCGGACTCATGATCTCGCTTACCGTCGCGACGGGGATGGGGCTCGTTGCTGGCTCTGGCTGGATCGCCGCGCACACGGGAACGATCGAACGTCTCGCTGGCGCAGTCATGATCGTCGCCGGCCTCGGGCAACTCTACCTCGCGATCGTGATCCTCGAGGTGCTGTGA
- the glmS gene encoding glutamine--fructose-6-phosphate transaminase (isomerizing), which yields MCGIIGRVGTDQAIDTLLTGLENLEYRGYDSAGVAVQNGSGIKVQKRSGKVDDLKRTIDSDDLHGEVGIGHTRWSTHGPPTDENAHPHTDSTQDVAVVHNGIIENYAELKADLVAAGHEFTSDTDTEVIPHLIQSYFDEGASAEAAFRQAIDDLDGSYAVAAMVADDHVIYAARQGSPLVVGLDEEGYFLASDVPAFLEYTDSVVYLEDGDVIVVRPDGIEFTDLEGNDIEREAETVNWDPEQAGKGEYDHFMLKEIYEQGTSLSQAIEGRIDHEAGDVALESFPPGTFEGIERVQFVACGTSYHAALYGSIAMNCAGVQTSAHLANEYGVSAPPVDEDTLVIAVTQSGETADTLSAMRQAAADGARLLTVTNVVGSTAARLADDTLLIRAGPEIGVAATKTFSSQAVMLLLLAQRVTGDVVGEQRANLEALLEDVSALPETIESVLEDDDSRDLAETYLDSQSFFFIGRGLGFPVALEGALKFKEITYEHAEGFASGELKHGPLALVTPETPVFAIFTGEEDEKVLNNAEEAQTRGAPVIAVCPEGHRALNVADAHLEIPDVDPDLAGLLANVQLQLVSYHAANALGRPIDKPRNLAKSVTVE from the coding sequence ATGTGTGGCATCATCGGACGCGTGGGAACCGACCAGGCGATCGATACCCTGCTGACGGGCCTCGAGAACCTCGAGTATCGCGGCTACGACTCCGCGGGCGTCGCCGTCCAGAACGGCTCCGGAATCAAGGTACAGAAGCGCTCCGGGAAGGTCGACGACCTGAAGCGCACGATCGACAGCGACGATCTCCACGGCGAGGTCGGCATCGGCCACACCCGCTGGTCCACCCACGGGCCGCCGACCGACGAGAACGCCCATCCCCACACCGATTCGACCCAGGACGTCGCCGTCGTCCACAACGGCATCATCGAGAACTACGCCGAACTGAAAGCCGACCTCGTAGCCGCGGGCCACGAGTTCACCAGCGACACCGACACCGAGGTCATCCCGCACCTCATCCAGTCGTACTTCGACGAGGGTGCCTCCGCCGAGGCGGCGTTCCGGCAGGCCATCGACGACCTCGACGGCAGCTACGCGGTGGCCGCGATGGTCGCTGACGATCACGTCATCTACGCCGCTCGGCAGGGCTCGCCGCTGGTCGTCGGCCTCGACGAAGAGGGCTACTTCCTCGCCAGCGACGTCCCCGCGTTCCTCGAATACACCGACAGCGTCGTCTACCTCGAAGACGGCGACGTGATCGTCGTCCGCCCCGACGGCATCGAGTTCACGGATCTCGAGGGCAACGACATCGAACGCGAGGCCGAGACGGTGAACTGGGACCCCGAACAGGCCGGCAAGGGCGAGTACGACCACTTCATGCTCAAGGAGATTTACGAGCAGGGCACCTCGCTCAGCCAGGCCATCGAGGGTCGGATCGACCACGAGGCCGGCGACGTCGCTCTCGAGTCGTTCCCGCCGGGGACGTTCGAAGGAATCGAACGCGTCCAGTTCGTCGCCTGCGGCACGTCCTATCACGCCGCCCTCTACGGATCGATAGCGATGAACTGTGCCGGCGTCCAGACGAGCGCCCACCTCGCCAACGAGTACGGGGTAAGTGCTCCCCCCGTGGACGAGGACACGCTCGTAATCGCCGTCACCCAGAGCGGCGAGACCGCCGACACCCTCTCGGCGATGCGCCAGGCGGCGGCCGACGGCGCCCGACTGCTGACGGTGACGAACGTGGTCGGCTCGACGGCCGCGCGACTGGCCGACGACACCCTGCTCATCCGCGCCGGCCCCGAAATCGGCGTCGCCGCGACGAAGACGTTCTCCTCGCAGGCCGTCATGCTCCTGTTGCTCGCCCAGCGGGTGACCGGTGACGTCGTCGGCGAACAGCGAGCGAACCTGGAGGCACTGCTCGAGGACGTCTCGGCGCTCCCGGAGACGATCGAGTCGGTCCTCGAGGATGACGATTCGAGGGACCTCGCCGAAACGTACCTCGACAGTCAGTCGTTCTTCTTCATCGGTCGCGGCCTCGGGTTCCCGGTTGCGCTCGAGGGTGCACTGAAGTTCAAGGAGATCACCTACGAGCACGCCGAAGGGTTCGCCTCGGGCGAACTCAAACACGGCCCGCTGGCGCTCGTCACCCCCGAAACGCCGGTGTTCGCGATCTTCACTGGTGAGGAGGACGAGAAAGTACTGAACAACGCCGAAGAAGCCCAGACGCGGGGTGCGCCGGTGATCGCGGTGTGTCCCGAGGGCCACCGTGCGCTGAACGTCGCGGACGCCCACCTCGAGATTCCGGACGTCGATCCGGACCTGGCGGGCTTGCTCGCGAACGTCCAGCTCCAGCTCGTGTCCTACCACGCGGCGAACGCGCTGGGGCGACCGATCGACAAGCCCCGGAATCTGGCGAAGAGCGTCACGGTCGAATAA
- a CDS encoding helix-turn-helix domain-containing protein has translation MSTNPLDADSVPLRSQADGGIVAELELDHDALILRPTLRRLSSGRVDLEYSSKLEDGSTVIFFVAEAAPFDELESALARDTTVSNPTLVERYPRKRVYRATVTDRAVRFTSQVVEAGGRVLDLSSGQTGWVLRTRFPDRDCLLAFNQSCRRRGISFHVNHLRLAKANETTAIGLTEKQEELLSVAYEEGYFDVPRGISQDELAETLGISKSAVSQRLRRAVTELCESSL, from the coding sequence ATGAGCACTAACCCCCTCGACGCCGATTCGGTTCCGCTTCGATCCCAGGCCGACGGCGGAATCGTCGCCGAACTCGAACTCGATCACGACGCGTTGATTCTCCGACCGACGCTTCGACGGCTCTCCAGCGGTCGCGTCGACCTCGAGTACTCGAGCAAGCTCGAGGACGGCAGTACGGTGATCTTCTTCGTCGCCGAGGCCGCTCCTTTCGACGAACTCGAATCTGCGCTCGCGCGCGATACCACGGTCTCGAATCCGACGCTGGTCGAACGATACCCGCGAAAACGGGTGTATCGAGCCACGGTTACCGATCGCGCCGTTCGATTCACGAGCCAGGTCGTCGAAGCCGGCGGCCGCGTCCTCGACCTGTCGAGCGGACAGACCGGCTGGGTGCTTCGAACGCGCTTTCCCGACCGAGATTGCTTGCTGGCGTTCAACCAGTCGTGTCGCCGACGTGGAATCTCGTTTCACGTCAATCACTTGCGCCTGGCGAAAGCGAACGAGACGACCGCAATCGGGCTGACCGAAAAACAGGAAGAACTTCTGAGCGTCGCCTACGAGGAGGGGTACTTCGACGTTCCGCGCGGCATCTCACAGGACGAACTCGCCGAGACGCTGGGGATTTCGAAGTCCGCCGTCTCTCAGCGGCTCCGGCGGGCGGTGACCGAGCTGTGTGAGTCGTCGCTCTAG
- a CDS encoding HalOD1 output domain-containing protein — translation MLLSADRSSMKEGIPLSFRIVEAVAREEGVDPVEIEPPEYDALYDVLNPEALDSLFAPREDGTPRSSGEVTFTFCGYEMVVESDGEVTILD, via the coding sequence ATGCTACTGTCAGCCGACCGATCGAGCATGAAAGAAGGAATTCCTCTTAGTTTCCGTATCGTCGAAGCCGTTGCCAGAGAAGAGGGTGTCGACCCAGTCGAAATCGAACCTCCCGAGTACGACGCGCTCTACGACGTTCTCAATCCAGAAGCGCTCGACTCTCTGTTTGCGCCGCGTGAGGATGGCACCCCGCGGAGCTCCGGCGAGGTAACGTTCACGTTCTGTGGCTACGAGATGGTCGTCGAGAGCGACGGCGAAGTTACTATTCTCGATTGA
- a CDS encoding SCO family protein, with product MDRRTYLGGLSTAGLAGVAGCLGSVESVLGEDEPEPGRGNWGDGQTALETPTEDRGDPVHPIYGQEMPSFSFPDPLTGETVSSGDLEGEKSYLMTFFYTSCPDGACPALLLRLRRAQADAVENDYVDDLDLLAITFDPERDTPEVLEEYAGQQGADLEVGNWHFLRPEDNETAHTTLDDTFGMKLERVEDHEAAGHGDGNESEDDEDHENDSEGTDGNSNDSSGHENDSSGGEHDHGDYAFTHINLILLVNEHGVVERSYPRGTTVDTSKVLEDVRTVVGQ from the coding sequence ATGGACAGACGGACGTATCTCGGCGGTCTCTCGACGGCTGGGCTCGCCGGGGTTGCGGGGTGTCTCGGCTCGGTCGAGAGCGTGCTCGGCGAGGATGAGCCCGAACCCGGCCGCGGAAACTGGGGCGACGGCCAGACCGCCCTCGAGACGCCGACCGAGGACCGGGGCGATCCGGTCCACCCGATTTACGGCCAGGAGATGCCGTCGTTTTCCTTCCCGGACCCCTTGACTGGAGAGACCGTCTCCTCGGGCGACCTCGAGGGCGAGAAGTCGTACCTCATGACGTTCTTTTACACGTCTTGCCCCGATGGTGCCTGCCCGGCGCTGCTGTTGCGCCTGCGTCGTGCCCAGGCCGACGCGGTCGAGAACGACTACGTTGACGACCTCGACCTGCTGGCGATCACGTTCGATCCCGAGCGTGACACCCCCGAAGTGCTCGAGGAGTACGCCGGCCAGCAGGGAGCCGACCTCGAGGTCGGCAACTGGCACTTCCTTCGCCCCGAGGACAACGAGACGGCACACACGACGCTCGACGATACGTTCGGAATGAAACTCGAGCGGGTCGAGGATCACGAGGCGGCAGGTCACGGTGACGGGAACGAGAGCGAGGACGACGAAGACCACGAGAACGATAGCGAGGGAACCGATGGCAATAGCAACGACTCGAGCGGCCACGAGAACGACTCGAGCGGGGGCGAACACGACCACGGCGACTACGCGTTCACCCACATCAACCTGATCCTGCTCGTCAACGAACACGGCGTCGTCGAACGCTCCTATCCGCGCGGGACCACGGTCGACACCTCGAAGGTCCTCGAGGACGTACGCACGGTCGTTGGACAGTAA
- a CDS encoding TlpA family protein disulfide reductase → MRRRDLIAGLGSLGVLATGGVVATTDVSSLQSRIRRRFGDEAEQLEVETVDAQGSEAGTIALPSLEQPTFIDFFGTWCAPCIKQMPALIEAHERLGDEVLFVSVTNENVGSSTGAAITEAELADWWAEHDGNWTVGLDRTVELAERYGLQGYPYAVAVDEYGFVQWSEGGIKSADELIAGIERAI, encoded by the coding sequence ATGCGCAGGCGCGACCTCATCGCAGGACTCGGCAGTCTCGGCGTCCTCGCCACCGGCGGCGTGGTCGCCACGACCGACGTCTCGAGCCTGCAGTCTCGCATCCGCCGTCGCTTCGGCGACGAGGCCGAACAACTCGAGGTCGAGACGGTCGACGCCCAGGGGAGCGAGGCCGGGACCATCGCTCTCCCGTCGCTCGAACAGCCGACGTTCATCGACTTCTTCGGGACGTGGTGTGCGCCCTGCATCAAGCAGATGCCCGCGCTCATCGAGGCTCACGAGCGACTGGGCGACGAGGTACTGTTCGTCTCGGTGACCAACGAGAACGTCGGGTCGTCGACCGGCGCCGCGATCACGGAGGCCGAACTCGCCGACTGGTGGGCCGAACACGACGGCAACTGGACCGTCGGACTCGATCGCACCGTCGAACTCGCCGAGCGCTACGGCCTGCAGGGCTACCCGTACGCGGTCGCCGTCGACGAGTACGGCTTCGTGCAGTGGTCCGAGGGCGGTATCAAGTCGGCCGACGAACTGATCGCTGGCATCGAACGCGCGATCTGA
- a CDS encoding DUF7350 domain-containing protein has translation MTASRRDALRYAAIAGSLGLAGCLERLGFEEQSAWNTPPLLEDRPDAVYMPAGEEEMATYGQATAGDYAVSLTYTFPHRFWLVSGERQRVDVQTEDTHHLMMTVWDDATGVVLPADLGLEIVDADGDLVHGDAPWSMLAQRMGFHYGDNVTLPEEGSYTARIQVGPLTTRRTGDLEGRLESTETVEIPFEYARADVRDLELISIPEDEQGTRGALEVMSHGSGGEHDETESDDDERGNGTAPAFTGPAVSDLPGTRLGTERSGDAAITAIETDLERLSDDADADTYLAVFPRTPYNDVPLPFTSLSVTLEADGETLLEEPLVETLDHEFGHHYGLATEDLTAAERVTVSVDTAPQVARHDGYETAFFDFEPVSFDR, from the coding sequence ATGACCGCCTCTCGGCGAGACGCGCTCCGCTACGCCGCCATCGCCGGTTCGCTCGGACTCGCTGGCTGCCTCGAGCGCCTCGGCTTCGAGGAACAGTCGGCCTGGAACACCCCGCCGCTGCTCGAAGATCGTCCCGACGCTGTCTACATGCCGGCCGGCGAAGAGGAGATGGCTACCTACGGTCAGGCGACGGCGGGCGACTACGCCGTCTCGCTCACCTACACCTTTCCGCACCGGTTCTGGCTCGTCTCCGGCGAGCGCCAGCGCGTCGACGTCCAGACCGAGGACACCCACCACCTGATGATGACCGTCTGGGACGACGCGACCGGCGTCGTCCTCCCCGCCGACCTGGGCCTCGAGATCGTCGATGCCGACGGCGACCTCGTCCACGGCGACGCCCCCTGGTCGATGCTCGCCCAGCGAATGGGATTTCACTACGGCGACAACGTCACCCTCCCCGAGGAGGGATCGTACACGGCTCGCATCCAGGTCGGCCCGCTCACGACCCGCCGAACCGGCGACCTCGAGGGGCGACTCGAGTCGACCGAGACGGTCGAGATTCCGTTCGAGTACGCACGCGCGGACGTGCGCGACCTCGAACTGATCTCGATTCCCGAAGACGAACAGGGAACGCGCGGCGCACTCGAGGTGATGAGCCACGGGAGCGGAGGCGAGCACGACGAAACAGAGTCGGACGACGACGAACGCGGAAACGGCACCGCACCCGCGTTCACCGGGCCCGCCGTCTCGGACCTCCCCGGAACCCGCCTCGGCACCGAACGGAGCGGTGACGCGGCTATCACCGCCATCGAGACCGACCTCGAGCGGCTGTCCGACGACGCGGACGCAGACACGTACCTCGCCGTCTTCCCGCGCACGCCGTACAACGACGTGCCGCTTCCCTTCACGTCGCTGTCGGTCACCCTCGAGGCCGACGGCGAGACGCTGCTCGAGGAACCGCTGGTCGAAACCCTCGATCACGAGTTCGGTCACCACTACGGGCTGGCGACCGAGGATCTGACCGCGGCCGAGCGCGTGACCGTCTCCGTTGACACCGCACCACAGGTCGCTCGCCACGACGGATACGAGACCGCGTTCTTCGACTTCGAGCCCGTTTCGTTCGATCGGTAA
- a CDS encoding bacterio-opsin activator domain-containing protein, whose protein sequence is MSERTGLESRGTPPVLVIDPTDSLGGTARTLEDAFGTGAVHRVTDLQTALEYLEMAQAGCLVYPFDIPPADLERVRERAECSLLAVAAGADAEAALEAGATDVVDPDAPRAEVRARVETILKASSPPAVDQTWTALERAVLENGPATALAVDSTDIVESALPSVEAVLGYTPGELVGRPVADVVHDDDRQSIRRVLKAARTSSAEEAGDEGGVEARDAPGGPQIVQFRHDDGTWRTHVVAVRSGDPVPDDGLVLTVGPASEPDSSDVEAWVGALERPAFAVDETWRIVAASDEASVLFGDGPMARIPIQEALPADRHEAILDRLREARESGSSVRFRTSLSLAGEGSPDEEGSTLEWVAAPTGSGVLVTAVGVSTDRDEAGRDGETTRVLETARALEAVTAALRIGVVVFDRETERTLEANPVARELLGATDVLAGALDSLVDERTLDRIRRRAGDSTVRRADTFEATVRTGDGDRTVSATVVSLSRDRAALCVLGDRPPSADDAIVSALFRTSRTLRSASSPSVVSQRLADGVLALTPSSAACCYLLDGERLYPAAVAPTDADPAIHFPTLDRADVPALDPRRLSGPSLGRLESGAFDPLLATGAVATDQVFVVPVGDRGVVVATGLGLRTLDSTDVEATDWVTTLAATELEAMDRRRALEVLEETVDRLEADRDRLGELEAVVQGLESTLADASDRRATESVLCTDLAALEWTDGVWFGDVDPVAETVSERASAGSLASSSPITGADGFAEDDDSLSAAIESGSVSHVPAADRKTPGAVGGTDRRGRFDRPDDQVGDVVFLPLSFDDRRYGVLALSVPAAAVTSDLLERLGSLRTHLSLAFAVGEYRRFLTAEDRLELTFALPAADDGADQSLSASEGQSERHPSGDPLVALATRCRCRIDLLALSEGPSGTSVVCSIADDDLEASAVRSTADGIEGLEALDVSSERDARLHVEVRLAGETLAGLVGAHGGDLRTIDGRDRRPTFVVDLAPGTSIRSFVDRLERWEPGVEIRSKRVVSSGDRPAGSFEDRVSDQLTERQLETLRLAYYSGYFESPREHTGGEVADLLDVSQPTFTRHLRIAERKVYELLFEAGWLERSPD, encoded by the coding sequence GTGAGCGAGCGCACCGGCCTCGAGTCTCGCGGTACGCCGCCCGTCCTCGTGATCGACCCGACCGATAGCCTCGGCGGGACGGCGCGAACGCTCGAGGACGCCTTCGGCACGGGAGCCGTTCACCGGGTGACCGACCTGCAGACGGCACTCGAGTACCTCGAGATGGCGCAGGCGGGCTGTCTGGTGTACCCGTTCGACATCCCGCCGGCCGATCTGGAACGCGTTCGCGAGCGCGCCGAATGTTCGCTCCTGGCGGTCGCGGCTGGCGCTGACGCTGAGGCAGCGCTCGAGGCCGGGGCGACTGACGTGGTCGATCCGGACGCCCCGCGAGCGGAGGTTCGCGCACGCGTGGAAACAATACTCAAAGCGTCGTCACCGCCCGCCGTCGACCAGACCTGGACGGCGCTCGAGCGGGCCGTCCTCGAGAACGGGCCCGCGACGGCTCTCGCCGTCGACTCGACGGACATCGTGGAGTCCGCCCTGCCCTCCGTCGAAGCCGTGCTGGGTTACACGCCGGGCGAACTCGTCGGCCGACCCGTCGCGGACGTCGTCCACGACGACGACCGACAGTCAATCCGGCGCGTGCTCAAGGCGGCACGAACCTCGTCGGCGGAGGAGGCGGGGGACGAGGGGGGAGTTGAGGCGAGAGACGCCCCGGGTGGGCCGCAAATCGTCCAGTTCCGCCACGACGACGGCACGTGGCGAACACACGTCGTGGCGGTGAGAAGCGGCGACCCGGTACCCGACGACGGCCTCGTTTTGACCGTCGGTCCCGCGTCAGAACCCGACTCGAGCGACGTCGAAGCCTGGGTCGGCGCACTCGAGCGTCCGGCGTTCGCCGTCGACGAGACGTGGCGAATCGTCGCAGCGTCGGACGAAGCTAGCGTCCTCTTCGGTGACGGTCCCATGGCCCGTATTCCGATCCAGGAGGCGCTGCCGGCGGATCGTCACGAGGCGATTCTCGACCGCCTTCGGGAGGCTCGAGAGAGCGGGTCGTCGGTTCGGTTTCGGACGTCGCTCTCCCTCGCCGGGGAGGGGTCACCGGACGAGGAAGGATCGACGCTCGAGTGGGTGGCCGCGCCCACGGGATCGGGCGTCCTGGTCACCGCCGTAGGTGTGTCGACAGATCGTGACGAGGCGGGCCGGGACGGCGAGACAACTCGAGTGCTCGAGACGGCGCGGGCGCTCGAGGCGGTAACAGCGGCGCTCCGAATCGGCGTCGTCGTCTTCGACCGGGAGACGGAGCGAACGCTTGAGGCGAACCCGGTCGCACGGGAGCTGCTGGGTGCGACGGACGTGCTCGCCGGGGCGCTCGACTCGCTGGTCGACGAGCGGACGCTGGACAGAATCCGACGTCGAGCGGGCGACTCGACGGTACGTCGCGCGGACACCTTCGAGGCGACCGTCCGAACGGGGGACGGCGACCGAACCGTCTCGGCGACCGTCGTGTCGCTGTCTCGAGACCGGGCGGCGCTCTGCGTACTCGGCGACCGGCCGCCGTCGGCGGACGACGCCATCGTCTCCGCTCTCTTCCGGACGAGTCGTACGCTCCGGTCGGCGAGTTCGCCGTCGGTGGTGAGCCAGCGCCTCGCCGACGGCGTCCTCGCGCTCACCCCGTCGTCGGCCGCCTGCTGTTACCTGCTCGACGGTGAGCGACTCTATCCGGCGGCCGTCGCGCCGACCGACGCCGATCCGGCGATACACTTCCCGACCCTCGACCGTGCGGACGTCCCGGCGCTCGACCCACGGCGACTGTCGGGACCGTCGCTCGGCCGTCTCGAGTCCGGGGCGTTCGACCCGCTGCTCGCAACGGGTGCGGTGGCGACCGATCAGGTGTTCGTCGTCCCAGTCGGCGACCGCGGCGTCGTCGTCGCCACGGGACTCGGCCTGCGAACGCTCGATTCGACGGACGTCGAGGCGACCGACTGGGTGACGACGCTGGCCGCGACCGAACTCGAGGCGATGGATCGTCGGCGCGCGCTCGAGGTGCTGGAGGAGACGGTCGACCGCCTCGAAGCGGACCGCGACCGGCTGGGCGAACTCGAGGCGGTCGTGCAGGGGCTCGAGTCCACGCTGGCCGACGCCTCGGATCGTCGGGCCACCGAGTCGGTACTCTGTACCGACCTGGCGGCGCTCGAGTGGACCGACGGCGTCTGGTTCGGTGACGTCGATCCAGTCGCCGAGACCGTCAGCGAGCGAGCGAGCGCTGGATCGCTAGCCTCGAGTTCGCCGATTACGGGAGCCGACGGCTTCGCGGAAGACGACGACTCGCTCTCGGCGGCGATCGAATCTGGATCGGTGAGCCACGTCCCCGCCGCCGATCGGAAAACGCCGGGGGCGGTGGGAGGAACCGACCGTCGTGGTCGATTCGACCGCCCCGACGACCAAGTCGGCGACGTCGTCTTCCTCCCGCTGTCGTTCGACGACCGGCGATACGGTGTGCTGGCGCTCTCCGTTCCGGCAGCCGCCGTGACGTCCGACTTGCTCGAGCGACTCGGGAGCCTTCGAACGCACCTCTCGCTCGCCTTCGCCGTCGGCGAGTACCGACGATTCCTGACCGCCGAGGACCGACTCGAACTCACGTTCGCGCTCCCGGCGGCCGACGACGGGGCGGACCAATCTCTATCTGCGTCGGAGGGGCAATCGGAACGGCACCCCTCGGGTGATCCCCTCGTCGCCCTCGCCACACGCTGTCGGTGCCGGATCGACCTGCTGGCGCTCTCGGAGGGGCCGAGCGGGACGTCCGTCGTGTGCTCGATTGCAGACGACGACCTCGAAGCGTCGGCCGTTCGCTCGACCGCCGACGGGATCGAGGGGCTCGAGGCGCTCGACGTATCGAGCGAACGAGACGCCCGTCTCCACGTCGAGGTTCGACTCGCTGGCGAGACGCTCGCCGGACTGGTGGGCGCACACGGGGGAGACCTTCGAACGATAGACGGGCGCGACCGGCGTCCGACGTTCGTCGTGGATCTCGCACCCGGAACCAGCATCCGGTCGTTCGTCGACCGCCTCGAACGCTGGGAGCCGGGCGTCGAGATCCGTTCGAAACGCGTCGTCTCGTCCGGGGACCGTCCGGCCGGTTCGTTCGAGGACCGCGTCAGCGATCAGTTGACCGAACGCCAGCTCGAGACGCTCAGGCTCGCCTACTACTCGGGTTACTTCGAGTCCCCGCGCGAACACACCGGCGGCGAGGTCGCCGACCTGCTCGACGTGTCTCAGCCGACGTTCACGCGACACTTGCGCATCGCCGAACGCAAAGTGTACGAACTTCTGTTCGAGGCGGGGTGGCTCGAGCGATCACCGGACTGA